A stretch of DNA from Telopea speciosissima isolate NSW1024214 ecotype Mountain lineage chromosome 5, Tspe_v1, whole genome shotgun sequence:
AAGCTACAGAAAccggggagagagagagagagagagagagagagagagagagctaactATAATTCATGGATATGAAAACATCTATCACTTAAAAGCAAAGAAACAGAGAGAATCAGAAAAGAAATtccaattccccccccccccccaccaaccAATCTATTTGTGCATACATAAGCCTTTCCCTTCCGATAGAAGAGAAACGAAGATGCACAAAATGAAAACCCACCTATATACATATagagaaaatgaataaaatcTGAACTTATTGGTTCTGAGCAGAGATCATCAACCAACCATCAAACCCAATCTACCAAACCATGCTCCTTGGCTTTTCTTGTGATTGAATTGATCTCTTCTTCCCGAGCTCTCTGTTCTTTCATGGATTGACAACTAAACGCCTAAGGCATATGGTGCAGAAATACTTCCTCTTGGTCTTGAAGCAGAGTGGTAAGAAACAGAACCTCCATTGGTTCTCCATATCCACAGCTTGAATCATTCCTCCACAGTACGGACAAGCTCCAGGTGCTGGTTGTCTTCCCAAAACCTTTTCTTCTTCGTCGCATAcaaataccaaacacatcttTGAGGTCTCTCTTGTGTGAccttttctttaatttgatCGCAGATGATCGTTTGCAGTTccaaattggaaaaaaattacACTCGAAGAAAGAATGAGATCTATTCAGAATATATAGACAAGAGGTAAGGCAGGAActttaccaaacccaaaaaaaaaaaagagttatggATGGAATATTCGACGAGGGTGGTAAAAGCCCACGCGCATCGAGAAGATTCCACACACGCTTGACGGTTTCTAAGAAGGTTCTTTCTGTGCTACTACGCGTAGCTGCCGTTTTTAGGTGCTGACAAGTTGCAATGGACCTAATCCGAGAtaaaaatttcaaccaaaaaaaaaaaaaaaattccgagATAAAAAGTGGCGTATAAGTATCACGCGctctctttttgttctttctttctctacTTTTCAAATTCTATCGATCCTGCAAGTGTCTGGGCTGTATAACCTTGAGAAATTTGGACACAAGCACAGATTTGTGAGTTTGGGCTTGAGCTTGGGCAAGCACAGATGTGTACGTCTGGGCTTGAGCATGGGCTCTTTCTAATTCTCTTAATTGAATTGGCATTGCCAGAGTG
This window harbors:
- the LOC122662205 gene encoding uncharacterized protein LOC122662205, which translates into the protein MCLVFVCDEEEKVLGRQPAPGACPYCGGMIQAVDMENQWRFCFLPLCFKTKRKYFCTICLRRLVVNP